One segment of Thermodesulfobacteriota bacterium DNA contains the following:
- the cas6 gene encoding CRISPR-associated endoribonuclease Cas6, protein MITKLSLELNSNEEIQLPGLGGETLYGLFLNLLKAQDSNLASSLHNTRETKPVTVSPFVSGAKLTDGRVVLEPDSKASFQISFFTDSPTEAFMLALNKALGNRKPANLGGKEIKLSNMKMIKVTNFKELANQAKSEGQISLRFLSPTSFRSHGGQKVFPEPNLVFSSLLKKWNAFSSIKFPKELEEEFSKIRVTRYNTRTELVEFSNYKIIGFKGTCSYELPKGMSDETKKQINTLADFAFFAGVGYKTTMGMGQTVRL, encoded by the coding sequence ATGATCACCAAACTTTCCCTAGAACTCAACTCAAATGAAGAAATACAGCTTCCTGGACTCGGTGGTGAGACCCTATACGGACTTTTCCTTAATTTACTGAAGGCTCAGGATAGCAATTTAGCCTCGTCTTTACATAACACTAGAGAAACAAAGCCTGTAACCGTCTCGCCCTTTGTCTCCGGTGCCAAGCTTACAGACGGAAGGGTTGTTTTAGAGCCCGATTCCAAGGCTTCCTTTCAAATAAGCTTTTTCACCGACTCACCGACCGAGGCTTTTATGCTTGCTCTAAACAAAGCTTTAGGTAATAGAAAACCCGCCAATCTAGGGGGAAAGGAAATAAAGCTTTCCAATATGAAAATGATAAAGGTCACGAACTTTAAAGAGCTTGCAAATCAAGCAAAATCGGAGGGCCAAATTTCCCTTCGCTTCCTCTCGCCTACCTCCTTCAGAAGTCACGGAGGGCAGAAGGTATTTCCTGAGCCGAACCTGGTCTTTTCATCTCTTCTTAAAAAATGGAATGCTTTTTCAAGTATAAAGTTCCCAAAAGAATTGGAAGAAGAGTTTTCTAAAATCAGGGTTACTCGATATAACACTAGGACGGAGCTTGTGGAGTTTTCCAACTACAAAATCATAGGTTTTAAGGGAACGTGCAGCTATGAACTTCCAAAGGGAATGTCGGATGAAACGAAGAAGCAGATAAACACCCTCGCCGATTTTGCCTTCTTTGCCGGTGTTGGCTATAAAACCACGATGGGCATGGGGCAGACGGTTAGGTTGTAA
- a CDS encoding AbrB/MazE/SpoVT family DNA-binding domain-containing protein codes for MKSTVGERGQVVIPKEIRDRLGLEKGTILEVETAGEDNLIVLRPLKKRKRHWREWIGTFKGKGLIREYLADKKKERERDKKWKK; via the coding sequence ATGAAATCTACAGTTGGAGAAAGGGGACAAGTAGTAATACCAAAGGAGATAAGGGATAGGCTCGGCCTTGAGAAGGGCACCATACTAGAGGTTGAAACCGCCGGAGAAGACAATCTCATAGTCCTAAGACCCTTGAAAAAAAGGAAGAGGCATTGGAGGGAATGGATAGGAACCTTTAAGGGAAAAGGTTTAATCCGAGAATACCTGGCAGATAAGAAAAAAGAGAGGGAGAGGGATAAAAAGTGGAAAAAGTAG
- a CDS encoding type II toxin-antitoxin system VapC family toxin — translation MEKVVLDAFAILSLLEKEKGYEIVEDFLERSAKKKIEAYMNLLNWGEVYYTLMKRGQTPEAEEFWEGRKYYPIVFAEPTTKRIREACKIKGRHSISYADAFCISLALELNAGVLTGDEEFKTVDGLKLIWIK, via the coding sequence GTGGAAAAAGTAGTCCTCGATGCGTTCGCCATACTCAGCTTACTCGAGAAAGAAAAAGGTTATGAAATCGTGGAAGATTTTCTTGAAAGAAGCGCCAAAAAGAAAATTGAAGCCTACATGAATCTTTTAAACTGGGGGGAAGTTTATTATACGCTGATGAAACGGGGACAAACGCCGGAGGCGGAAGAGTTCTGGGAAGGAAGAAAGTATTACCCAATAGTCTTTGCAGAACCGACAACAAAAAGAATAAGGGAGGCTTGTAAAATAAAGGGCAGGCATTCTATTTCATATGCGGATGCCTTCTGCATTTCCCTAGCCCTAGAACTTAATGCCGGAGTTTTGACCGGCGATGAGGAATTTAAGACTGTTGACGGATTAAAGCTTATATGGATTAAATGA
- a CDS encoding Uma2 family endonuclease, whose amino-acid sequence MLKKQIKFTYTDYINLKDDKRYELIEGELYLVPSPNTYHQAVLGNLWDSLRSHVKKKRLGTVLCAPLDVVLSENDVVQPDILFIYNENRGIITEHNIKGAPDLVVEILSLGTLERDKIVKKYLYEKHGVKEYWIVEPVGRFIEVMTLEKEGFEFLGTFFFRDQLESPLLRKLRIPLKEIFK is encoded by the coding sequence ATGCTCAAAAAACAAATCAAATTCACCTATACAGACTACATTAACCTAAAAGATGATAAAAGGTATGAGCTTATCGAGGGAGAGCTATACCTGGTTCCATCTCCAAATACCTACCACCAAGCTGTGTTGGGAAACCTTTGGGATTCCCTCAGAAGCCATGTCAAGAAGAAGCGATTAGGAACGGTTCTTTGTGCTCCACTTGACGTTGTGCTCTCCGAGAACGACGTCGTCCAGCCGGATATTCTTTTTATTTACAATGAAAACAGGGGAATAATTACCGAGCATAACATAAAAGGCGCTCCAGACCTGGTTGTAGAAATCCTATCTCTCGGTACTCTTGAAAGGGACAAGATAGTTAAAAAATACCTTTACGAAAAGCACGGGGTCAAAGAATACTGGATAGTTGAACCCGTTGGGAGATTTATCGAGGTCATGACTCTAGAGAAAGAGGGATTCGAGTTTTTGGGAACGTTCTTCTTTAGAGACCAACTGGAATCTCCCCTCCTCAGAAAGCTGAGGATACCTCTAAAAGAGATCTTTAAGTAA
- a CDS encoding TIGR02710 family CRISPR-associated CARF protein, giving the protein MPKALIVSLGGTTEPIIKSIEEHKPDYIFFLVSKESNAKEYPKVKAFLDENGFSPEIDFGMVKDVDDLVHCYEIASELATAIEKEGIPNEEVIVDYTGGTKTMSAALVLATVTKGYKFSYVGGKERTKSGLGVVVSGFEEVKTGLSPWRVLLVEERKKIALFLNGYQFSAARDIARKLTAVLGGLDKAIYESLSELIEGYRLWDSFEHKTALTTIERSKDKLAEHLRYKSDGILSGFLERVNLSLGFLKDMSDKTKNFKDIHIYMVFDLFYNAKRRAEEGKYDDAVARLYRALEMIGQVEFQKKFGCPTSDVKVEELPESLRDEMKRKHTAHDGKVRIPLYDTFRVLSEANNRFGQLFFEREDEINKILGVRNSSILAHGVTPVSKEAFEKLSAIVDDLLKKTGADNPVEFPKLSWE; this is encoded by the coding sequence ATGCCAAAAGCACTTATAGTCTCCCTTGGCGGAACAACAGAGCCTATCATAAAATCAATCGAAGAGCATAAACCCGATTACATCTTTTTCCTTGTATCGAAGGAAAGTAACGCCAAAGAATACCCTAAAGTAAAAGCGTTCCTGGATGAAAATGGCTTCTCTCCAGAAATAGATTTCGGTATGGTGAAAGACGTGGATGACCTGGTTCACTGTTATGAAATAGCATCTGAATTAGCAACCGCAATAGAAAAAGAAGGTATTCCTAATGAGGAGGTCATAGTGGATTACACCGGCGGCACGAAGACCATGAGTGCGGCTCTGGTTCTGGCTACGGTTACGAAAGGCTACAAGTTTTCGTACGTGGGGGGAAAAGAAAGAACAAAAAGCGGGCTCGGAGTGGTAGTGAGCGGGTTTGAAGAGGTTAAGACGGGACTCAGTCCTTGGCGGGTTCTCCTGGTCGAGGAGAGAAAGAAGATAGCTCTCTTTCTTAACGGCTACCAATTCTCTGCGGCAAGAGACATAGCCCGGAAATTAACAGCGGTTCTTGGAGGCTTGGATAAAGCTATTTATGAGAGCCTTTCGGAACTTATCGAAGGGTACAGGCTGTGGGATAGCTTTGAACATAAGACGGCATTAACGACCATAGAAAGATCTAAGGACAAACTGGCCGAGCATCTAAGATACAAATCGGACGGAATACTGAGCGGTTTTCTTGAGCGTGTAAACCTTAGTCTCGGATTTTTGAAAGATATGAGCGATAAGACTAAAAATTTTAAAGACATCCACATCTACATGGTTTTTGACCTTTTCTATAATGCAAAAAGGCGAGCTGAAGAGGGAAAGTATGACGACGCCGTGGCCAGGCTATATCGGGCGCTTGAGATGATAGGACAGGTCGAGTTTCAGAAGAAATTTGGATGTCCGACTTCGGATGTTAAGGTCGAGGAATTACCGGAATCCTTAAGGGATGAAATGAAAAGAAAGCATACCGCACACGACGGAAAAGTCAGAATCCCCCTATACGACACTTTTAGAGTATTGAGTGAAGCTAACAACCGGTTCGGCCAGCTTTTCTTCGAGCGTGAAGACGAAATTAATAAAATCCTCGGCGTGAGAAACAGCTCTATCCTTGCCCACGGGGTAACTCCCGTCTCAAAGGAAGCTTTTGAGAAGCTGTCTGCCATCGTTGATGATCTCCTAAAAAAGACGGGAGCGGATAACCCGGTTGAATTTCCGAAACTTTCATGGGAATGA
- the csm6 gene encoding CRISPR-associated ring nuclease Csm6 translates to MKKEILIAVAGLTPQVITETLYYLTQVKKPKNKISEIYVITTSDGKREILKKLLDKDKGKFFEFCKHCKLKPSSIKFDEKSIILLRDSRGKPLKDIRTARDNELVADQITEFIREKTEDPHTILHCSVAGGRKTMSVFLAYALILFGRPKDTLSHVLVDEKSERDKDFFYPKINAERKTSIDLAEIPYLKLREKITNLLVSRKTPFSRIVSAAQKEINAMPLPEPLQVDLKKRCIRIGRKEINLNPKLIAVYSYFAEMRRTLPGDTGFRQLKGANALNPEEIVSYIRKTHPDALLERYKFRRENILQDISKINRKIEDALDNPALALHYRITTFEPGKRVYGATRYGIRIDKSRIKPLVLP, encoded by the coding sequence ATGAAGAAAGAAATCCTGATCGCAGTCGCCGGTCTAACACCCCAGGTAATCACCGAGACACTTTACTATCTCACTCAAGTAAAAAAGCCTAAAAATAAGATTTCGGAAATCTATGTTATAACCACCTCGGATGGTAAGCGGGAAATTCTCAAGAAGCTGCTGGATAAAGATAAAGGGAAGTTCTTTGAATTCTGTAAACACTGCAAGCTCAAGCCTTCGTCGATTAAATTCGACGAAAAGTCTATTATCCTTCTTCGGGATTCAAGAGGAAAACCTCTAAAAGACATTCGTACGGCCAGGGATAACGAGCTTGTAGCAGACCAGATTACCGAATTTATAAGAGAGAAAACCGAAGACCCCCACACCATTCTTCATTGCTCCGTTGCCGGGGGAAGAAAAACCATGTCCGTTTTCCTGGCTTACGCCTTGATACTATTTGGAAGGCCGAAGGATACTCTCTCCCATGTTCTCGTCGATGAAAAATCGGAGAGGGATAAAGATTTCTTCTATCCTAAAATAAACGCCGAAAGGAAAACCTCTATTGACCTTGCCGAGATTCCCTACCTCAAGTTAAGAGAGAAAATAACCAACCTGTTGGTCTCAAGGAAAACTCCTTTCAGCAGAATAGTCAGTGCAGCGCAAAAGGAGATTAATGCGATGCCTTTGCCCGAGCCTCTTCAGGTGGATTTAAAGAAAAGGTGTATAAGGATTGGACGAAAAGAGATAAATCTTAACCCGAAGCTTATAGCAGTTTACTCCTACTTTGCCGAGATGCGAAGGACCCTGCCCGGCGATACAGGCTTTCGACAGCTAAAAGGAGCAAACGCCCTAAACCCTGAAGAGATAGTAAGCTACATCAGAAAAACACATCCAGACGCCCTCTTAGAGAGATATAAATTCCGAAGGGAAAATATCCTCCAGGACATTAGCAAGATAAACAGGAAAATCGAAGATGCCTTGGACAATCCCGCCCTTGCCCTCCACTACAGGATAACCACCTTCGAGCCCGGCAAGAGGGTGTACGGGGCCACCCGCTACGGAATCCGCATCGACAAATCGAGAATAAAGCCTTTGGTCTTACCCTAG
- the cas1 gene encoding CRISPR-associated endonuclease Cas1: MWDELLPISLVSEIIFCPRNFYYRACEGAEAINKFVLEGTLQDEKRNEREKVKTREKIQIREVSLSSETLGIIGVLDAVEEKGSLYPIEYKRGELKESLRDDVQLCLEAMLLEEQTGKSIPYGYIYYSVSKTRRRVDFTDELRKTSLETIANAREILYKGEIPEPVADERCPGCALFSICLPFEVKSLKEKEPLTKRIIPELHTGRVLYVDEHGAYVGKRGGKIIVTKEKEVIAEMPASYLSQLVLFSNANISTQAIKFLLRMNVEIMYQSSWGRFEGKFVPEENKNSLLRLAQYKSHLDEVFALKVSKAFVMGKLSNMRTLLLRQNRELLDSEVEKACVEIKNVIDRLETVGRKDELLGFEGIATRQYFGVFGKLIKPKAFGFDFEKRTKRPPRDPVNALLSFGYSVLVGDMVSSLSTAGLDPYIGFFHSTKYGRPALALDLMEEFRPVIVDSLVLTLLNKGMVAEKDFKEKFGGVFFEEDGREAFFRAYAGRVQTEIVHPVFEYRVNYRRVFEIQARFLAKVLTGEIDEYMPFLVR, from the coding sequence ATGTGGGACGAGCTTCTGCCTATATCTCTAGTTTCTGAAATTATTTTCTGCCCCCGCAATTTTTACTACCGCGCCTGCGAAGGGGCAGAAGCAATAAACAAATTTGTGCTTGAAGGCACACTCCAGGATGAGAAAAGGAACGAGAGGGAAAAAGTTAAAACTCGAGAAAAAATACAAATCAGGGAAGTGAGCCTTTCCTCTGAGACCTTAGGGATAATAGGGGTGCTCGATGCTGTCGAGGAAAAAGGTAGTTTGTACCCGATAGAATACAAAAGAGGAGAATTAAAAGAGAGTTTACGGGACGACGTTCAACTTTGTCTCGAAGCAATGCTCTTAGAAGAGCAAACCGGGAAATCCATTCCCTATGGATACATCTACTACTCCGTTTCGAAAACTAGGAGAAGGGTCGACTTCACGGACGAACTAAGAAAAACCTCCCTGGAGACGATAGCCAATGCGCGAGAGATTCTCTATAAGGGTGAAATCCCTGAACCGGTGGCCGATGAAAGATGCCCGGGATGTGCTCTATTTTCAATCTGTCTTCCCTTCGAAGTCAAGTCATTGAAGGAAAAAGAACCTTTGACCAAGCGCATTATCCCCGAACTTCACACGGGAAGGGTTCTTTACGTGGATGAACATGGAGCTTACGTGGGAAAGAGAGGCGGGAAAATTATTGTTACGAAAGAGAAAGAGGTAATAGCAGAAATGCCTGCTTCTTATCTAAGCCAGCTTGTTCTTTTCTCAAACGCCAATATCTCTACCCAAGCCATAAAATTCCTGCTGAGAATGAACGTGGAGATAATGTACCAATCCTCCTGGGGCAGGTTCGAAGGGAAATTCGTTCCAGAGGAGAACAAAAATTCGCTTCTCCGATTAGCACAATACAAATCACACCTAGATGAAGTCTTCGCTCTGAAGGTTTCAAAAGCCTTTGTCATGGGAAAGCTCTCCAACATGCGCACGCTTCTTCTTAGACAGAATAGAGAACTTTTGGATAGTGAAGTAGAAAAAGCATGCGTTGAAATCAAGAACGTAATAGATAGATTGGAAACGGTCGGAAGAAAAGATGAACTTTTAGGTTTTGAGGGAATAGCAACCAGGCAATATTTCGGTGTGTTTGGGAAGCTCATTAAACCAAAGGCGTTCGGCTTTGATTTTGAAAAAAGGACAAAGCGCCCGCCCCGCGACCCGGTGAATGCGCTTCTCAGTTTCGGATATAGTGTACTTGTCGGCGATATGGTTTCATCCTTGTCCACAGCCGGACTAGACCCCTATATCGGGTTTTTTCATTCTACAAAATACGGGCGCCCCGCGCTTGCGCTCGACCTTATGGAGGAGTTTCGCCCGGTGATAGTTGATTCCTTGGTGTTAACTTTGCTAAATAAGGGAATGGTTGCAGAGAAGGATTTCAAAGAGAAGTTCGGAGGAGTATTTTTCGAAGAAGATGGAAGGGAGGCATTTTTTAGGGCTTATGCAGGAAGAGTCCAAACCGAGATCGTGCATCCTGTGTTTGAATACCGGGTAAATTATCGAAGGGTCTTTGAAATACAAGCAAGGTTCCTGGCAAAGGTCCTGACCGGGGAGATTGACGAATATATGCCTTTTTTGGTGAGATAA
- the cas2 gene encoding CRISPR-associated endonuclease Cas2, producing MRRLIVVYDISDDKRRIKLFKSLEGYGIPVQFSVFECELSDQDFLLMKDKVERVIDKDEDTVIYYELCPRCWDRTERVGIRKKIVPDEVVVV from the coding sequence ATGAGAAGGCTAATTGTCGTATATGACATATCAGATGACAAGAGAAGAATTAAGCTCTTTAAATCTCTTGAGGGTTATGGGATCCCGGTCCAGTTTAGTGTCTTCGAGTGCGAGCTAAGTGATCAGGACTTCCTTCTGATGAAAGATAAGGTGGAAAGAGTGATTGATAAAGACGAAGACACCGTTATCTATTACGAACTTTGCCCGAGGTGCTGGGATAGAACGGAGAGAGTGGGGATAAGAAAAAAGATTGTGCCCGATGAAGTGGTTGTGGTTTGA
- a CDS encoding four helix bundle protein — protein MNGKFDFEDLEIYKKSIDFINRVYRVTKSFPKDEVFGLTSQFRRAAISIALNIAEGSGRIKRLEKRRFYEIARASVFECIPILEISKYQGYIGEEDCKKLRDICTELGRMITGLMKSISDRKSF, from the coding sequence ATGAATGGGAAATTTGATTTTGAGGATCTAGAAATATACAAGAAATCCATTGATTTCATTAATCGTGTTTATAGAGTAACTAAGAGTTTTCCCAAGGATGAGGTATTTGGTTTAACAAGTCAGTTTAGAAGAGCTGCTATATCCATAGCGCTCAACATAGCTGAGGGCTCTGGTAGAATTAAAAGATTAGAGAAGAGAAGATTTTATGAGATTGCAAGGGCTTCTGTATTTGAATGTATACCTATACTAGAGATATCAAAGTATCAGGGTTATATTGGTGAAGAGGATTGTAAGAAGTTGCGTGACATTTGTACGGAGCTAGGAAGGATGATAACCGGGCTTATGAAGTCCATCTCGGATAGAAAAAGTTTCTAA
- a CDS encoding four helix bundle protein, protein MADIKSFNDLLVWQKAHRLFLEIVKLVEKLPKNRVAMVISDQILRSVSSISANIAEGYGRRGKDYERFLTIARGSTTESEDWLIKLKDLGLMEEYIYKQIMGECEEIIRMINGLLSSLRKQRE, encoded by the coding sequence ATGGCTGACATAAAGAGCTTTAATGACTTATTGGTTTGGCAAAAAGCACATAGGCTCTTTCTAGAAATCGTTAAATTAGTAGAAAAGTTACCTAAAAATAGGGTAGCGATGGTTATATCAGATCAAATCTTGAGGTCGGTCAGTTCAATAAGTGCAAATATAGCCGAAGGGTATGGAAGGAGAGGCAAGGATTATGAAAGGTTTCTGACGATAGCCAGAGGCTCGACAACGGAAAGTGAGGATTGGTTGATAAAGTTGAAAGATTTAGGATTGATGGAGGAATATATTTATAAGCAGATTATGGGAGAATGTGAGGAGATAATTAGAATGATAAATGGTTTGTTAAGTAGTTTAAGAAAGCAGAGGGAATAA
- a CDS encoding AbrB/MazE/SpoVT family DNA-binding domain-containing protein has translation MLAKKTSKNQLTLPKEIVKEFPDTEYFDVQVKGRTIVLTPVRVSAETDLLEEIRDKMEKLGIAEKDVTEAIKWARRKAR, from the coding sequence ATGCTCGCCAAAAAGACATCTAAAAACCAGCTCACCTTACCCAAAGAAATAGTCAAAGAATTCCCGGATACCGAGTATTTTGACGTTCAGGTCAAGGGTAGAACTATAGTGCTTACCCCGGTAAGGGTAAGTGCTGAAACCGATCTCCTCGAAGAAATTAGAGATAAAATGGAGAAGCTAGGTATTGCAGAGAAGGACGTAACTGAAGCCATCAAATGGGCAAGAAGAAAAGCAAGATAA
- a CDS encoding putative toxin-antitoxin system toxin component, PIN family translates to MGKKKSKIKVVLDTNVLVSALLFKKETSKIVALWKSGKIVPVLSKEIFDEFKRVLEYPKFALTKNEISHLILEEVLPFFEVIEVKTSIKGICKDLDDDKFISCALSAKARFVVSGDKDLWSLKSFKSVRIIRPSDLLDIFL, encoded by the coding sequence ATGGGCAAGAAGAAAAGCAAGATAAAGGTTGTTCTTGATACAAATGTTCTGGTATCGGCGCTCCTTTTCAAGAAAGAAACATCCAAGATAGTAGCTTTATGGAAGAGTGGAAAAATAGTGCCGGTACTTTCTAAAGAAATTTTTGACGAGTTCAAAAGAGTCCTTGAGTACCCGAAATTTGCACTCACCAAAAACGAGATAAGTCATCTTATCCTCGAAGAGGTTCTTCCCTTCTTTGAAGTTATAGAAGTAAAAACCAGTATCAAGGGTATATGTAAAGACCTCGATGATGATAAGTTCATCTCATGTGCTCTCTCCGCCAAAGCTAGATTCGTAGTCAGCGGGGATAAAGACTTATGGAGCCTTAAGAGCTTCAAATCAGTGAGAATTATCAGGCCTTCAGATTTATTAGACATTTTCTTGTGA
- a CDS encoding type II toxin-antitoxin system PemK/MazF family toxin has translation MEIKKWHVYLADLNPRIGTEPGKVRPVVVIQTDLLNGLHPSTVICPVTTKVQPKARFLRVHLVSGEAGLKEKSDIMVDQIRAIDNRRLIKHLGKISRKSSVKLTENLRVLLA, from the coding sequence ATGGAGATCAAGAAATGGCATGTCTATCTTGCTGACCTAAACCCAAGAATAGGAACAGAACCCGGAAAGGTCCGGCCGGTAGTCGTTATTCAAACAGATCTTCTTAACGGATTACATCCTTCGACAGTTATATGCCCTGTGACCACTAAGGTACAGCCGAAGGCACGTTTCTTAAGAGTACATCTAGTTTCCGGGGAAGCCGGATTAAAAGAAAAGTCGGACATTATGGTGGACCAAATTCGAGCCATTGATAATCGTCGTTTAATTAAACATCTCGGTAAAATTTCTCGTAAAAGCTCGGTTAAGTTGACCGAGAATTTGAGAGTTCTGCTAGCATAA
- a CDS encoding TIGR00282 family metallophosphoesterase: MDKGLSVLFIGDIVGEAGRETVRVLLPNLVEKHKIDFVIANCENAAGGKGITPKITEYLFDCGIDVLTSGNHIWDKREIIPYIGKEPRLLRPANFPPATPGAGHGIFEVKDGLSIAVVNLCGNLFMDSYEPCFQKVSALVEEVAKHTRLIIVDFHAEATSEKMAMGWYLDGKVSAVIGTHTHVQTADERVLPQGTSYITDVGMTGSMDSVIGMEKEIAIKRFLTLMPERNEPAKANAWLNGVVIDLDKESGRSIGIRRIAVPR; encoded by the coding sequence ATGGACAAAGGTCTAAGCGTTCTTTTTATAGGGGATATAGTAGGAGAAGCAGGAAGGGAAACGGTCCGGGTTTTGCTTCCTAATTTGGTTGAGAAGCATAAAATCGATTTTGTCATAGCCAATTGCGAGAACGCCGCGGGCGGGAAGGGAATTACACCCAAGATCACTGAATATCTATTTGACTGCGGTATAGACGTCCTTACATCCGGAAACCACATCTGGGACAAGAGGGAAATAATCCCCTACATAGGTAAAGAGCCGAGGCTCCTCAGGCCGGCGAATTTTCCGCCAGCTACCCCCGGCGCCGGTCACGGGATCTTCGAGGTCAAAGACGGGCTGAGTATTGCGGTGGTTAATCTTTGCGGCAACCTTTTCATGGATTCCTACGAACCCTGTTTTCAAAAGGTTTCCGCTCTGGTAGAAGAGGTAGCAAAGCATACCAGACTCATAATAGTTGATTTTCATGCCGAGGCCACTTCGGAAAAGATGGCCATGGGATGGTACTTGGATGGGAAGGTAAGCGCAGTGATAGGCACCCATACCCATGTCCAAACCGCGGACGAGAGGGTTTTACCCCAAGGAACTTCCTACATAACCGATGTGGGGATGACCGGCTCGATGGACTCGGTAATCGGAATGGAGAAGGAGATAGCCATTAAAAGGTTTTTAACGCTGATGCCGGAGAGAAACGAACCAGCTAAGGCTAATGCCTGGCTCAATGGGGTGGTAATAGACTTGGATAAAGAGAGCGGCAGGAGCATCGGAATCAGGAGAATAGCCGTTCCCAGGTAG
- the murI gene encoding glutamate racemase, whose translation MTNDPSTSPIGVFDSGIGGLTVVREIVKLLPHENLIYLGDTARVPYGTKSSKTVITYSQSNASFLLSKGIKLLVVACNTASAVALPSLRWDLRIPIIGVTEPGARRAVRATKTGRVGVIGTPSTVKSNAYKKAMENIAPEVSVYSKACPLFVPLAEEGWTDGEIAELAARRYLEGFKESGIDVLILGCTHYPLLKKTIQKVVGENITLVDSAEETALEIKRVLEEDGTANRGPGMAKREFYLTDVSETFVSIAGRFLGEDIGEVQQVDL comes from the coding sequence ATGACCAATGACCCCAGCACCTCACCCATAGGCGTATTTGATTCCGGCATAGGCGGGCTCACCGTGGTGAGAGAGATTGTCAAGCTACTGCCTCATGAGAACCTTATTTACCTCGGTGATACGGCTAGGGTTCCATATGGCACAAAATCCAGCAAGACCGTGATCACCTACTCCCAAAGCAACGCCTCGTTTCTCCTATCCAAGGGCATAAAGCTTTTAGTGGTGGCATGTAACACCGCCTCCGCTGTTGCACTCCCCAGCCTGAGGTGGGACCTGAGAATCCCAATAATCGGGGTGACAGAGCCTGGTGCGAGAAGGGCGGTCAGGGCGACGAAAACGGGCCGGGTAGGGGTTATAGGCACTCCGTCCACCGTCAAAAGCAATGCCTATAAAAAGGCCATGGAGAATATAGCACCAGAGGTCAGCGTCTATTCCAAAGCCTGCCCTCTTTTTGTCCCCCTTGCCGAGGAAGGATGGACCGATGGGGAGATAGCGGAGCTTGCAGCCAGGAGATACCTGGAGGGTTTTAAAGAATCGGGGATTGACGTGCTTATTCTCGGTTGCACACACTATCCGCTCCTCAAGAAGACGATTCAAAAAGTGGTGGGGGAGAATATAACGCTGGTCGATTCAGCCGAGGAAACGGCCCTAGAAATCAAGAGGGTTCTCGAGGAGGACGGAACAGCGAACCGTGGTCCCGGCATGGCCAAGAGGGAATTCTATCTGACCGATGTGTCCGAAACCTTCGTCTCGATTGCCGGGAGATTCTTGGGTGAGGATATCGGAGAGGTTCAGCAGGTCGATTTATGA